In Providencia sneebia DSM 19967, one DNA window encodes the following:
- the mepM gene encoding murein DD-endopeptidase MepM has protein sequence MVKGLTQVYGSLSKSHKIMLGTLTAATLAVAIWRPVHLPSTSSDTDNNVDTVIPFSLAPSMDATDDLIQDSSEQLPDEGLADSDGADGESDGSPLPHEYVVANGDNLSSILTQFGIEPGDVATLANQHKSLRNLKIGQTLNWNLTDDGELQSLTWEVSRRETRVYTRVGATNKFEEAKEIREGEWTNNVFRGAINGSFSQSMNQTGLTRTEAREVIKSLQWQVDFSKLKKGDKFTVLMSREMLNGRSEQSQLVGVRLQSNGKDYYAFRAEDGRYYDSEGNGLERGFMRFPTAKQFRVSSQFNPRRVNPVTGRVAPHKGVDFAMPVGTPVLAVGDGEVIVAKYSGAAGNFVAIRHGRQYTTRYMHLRQLLVKPGQKVKRGDRIALSGNTGRSTGPHLHFEMWVNQQAVNPLTAKLPSSGGLMGKERKEYLAMVKSTKSQLKFE, from the coding sequence ATGGTTAAAGGACTTACGCAGGTTTACGGTAGCCTGTCTAAGTCTCACAAAATAATGTTAGGGACATTAACAGCAGCAACACTGGCCGTCGCGATCTGGCGGCCGGTTCATTTGCCTTCCACGTCTTCTGATACCGATAATAATGTTGATACAGTTATCCCTTTTTCGCTAGCGCCTTCAATGGATGCTACTGATGATTTAATTCAAGATAGTAGCGAACAATTACCTGATGAAGGTTTAGCTGATAGTGATGGTGCTGATGGTGAATCGGATGGCTCGCCGCTCCCTCATGAATATGTTGTTGCGAATGGTGATAACCTTTCGAGTATTTTAACCCAGTTTGGTATCGAACCTGGTGATGTTGCAACATTAGCTAATCAGCATAAATCATTACGTAATTTAAAAATTGGTCAAACTTTAAATTGGAATTTGACTGATGACGGTGAGTTACAATCATTGACGTGGGAAGTTTCTCGTCGGGAAACGCGCGTCTACACTCGGGTAGGTGCTACCAATAAATTTGAAGAAGCAAAAGAAATCCGCGAAGGTGAATGGACGAATAATGTTTTTCGTGGCGCTATTAATGGAAGTTTCTCCCAAAGTATGAATCAAACAGGCTTGACGCGTACAGAAGCGCGTGAAGTGATCAAATCTCTGCAATGGCAAGTTGATTTTAGTAAGTTAAAAAAAGGCGATAAATTCACAGTGCTAATGAGCCGAGAAATGCTGAATGGCCGCAGTGAACAAAGTCAGCTAGTTGGTGTACGCCTACAAAGCAATGGAAAAGACTATTATGCATTTCGTGCCGAAGATGGCCGTTATTATGACAGTGAAGGTAATGGCTTAGAGCGCGGTTTCATGCGTTTTCCTACAGCGAAACAATTTCGTGTTTCATCACAATTTAATCCTCGCCGAGTTAACCCTGTGACTGGGCGGGTTGCACCGCATAAAGGTGTTGATTTTGCTATGCCAGTGGGGACACCGGTTTTAGCTGTTGGTGATGGTGAAGTTATTGTCGCCAAATACAGCGGAGCAGCGGGCAATTTTGTTGCTATCCGTCATGGTAGACAATATACCACTCGTTATATGCATTTACGCCAACTCTTAGTTAAACCAGGCCAAAAAGTAAAACGTGGTGACAGAATTGCACTTTCAGGAAATACTGGGCGTTCAACTGGACCTCATCTGCACTTTGAAATGTGGGTTAACCAGCAAGCAGTAAACCCGCTAACGGCGAAATTGCCAAGCTCTGGTGGCTTAATGGGCAAAGAGCGTAAAGAATATCTGGCAATGGTTAAAAGCACCAAGTCACAGTTAAAATTTGAATAA
- the ruvA gene encoding Holliday junction branch migration protein RuvA: protein MIGRLRGIVLEKQPPIVLLELQGVGYEVHMPMTCFYELPEIGQEAIVFTHFVVREDAQLLYGFNDKQERALFKELIKVNGVGPKLALAILSGMSAQQFVSAIEKEAISSLVKLPGIGKKTAERLVVEMKDRFKGLNGDLFNQTTDIALPDINNKAPNGADIEAEATSALVALGYKPQEASRMVSKVAKPDSDCETLIRDALRAAL from the coding sequence GTGATTGGTCGTTTACGTGGCATAGTGTTGGAAAAACAGCCTCCGATAGTATTATTAGAATTACAGGGCGTAGGTTATGAAGTTCATATGCCAATGACATGTTTTTATGAACTCCCTGAAATCGGTCAAGAAGCGATTGTGTTCACACATTTTGTTGTTCGTGAAGATGCTCAATTATTATATGGGTTTAATGACAAACAAGAGCGCGCTCTCTTTAAAGAATTAATAAAAGTTAATGGTGTTGGCCCTAAACTCGCATTAGCCATATTGTCAGGTATGTCAGCACAACAATTTGTATCTGCAATTGAAAAAGAAGCAATCTCGTCATTAGTTAAACTTCCGGGTATTGGTAAAAAGACGGCTGAACGCTTAGTTGTTGAGATGAAAGACCGCTTTAAAGGCTTAAATGGTGACTTGTTCAATCAAACAACAGATATTGCATTGCCGGATATCAATAATAAAGCACCGAATGGTGCAGATATTGAAGCAGAAGCGACAAGTGCACTTGTCGCATTAGGTTATAAGCCGCAGGAAGCTAGCCGTATGGTCAGTAAAGTGGCAAAACCAGATAGTGATTGTGAAACATTGATCCGTGATGCCTTACGTGCAGCACTTTGA
- the pyk gene encoding pyruvate kinase has product MTRRLRRTKIVTTLGPATDRDNNLEKIINAGANVVRLNFSHGTPEDHILRANKVREISARLGRHVAILGDLQGPKIRVSTFKDGKVFLNVGDIFTLDAALGKGEGDQQKVGIDYKGLPTDVVPGDILLLDDGRVQLKVREVKGLQVVTEVTVGGQLSNNKGINKLGGGLSAEALTDKDKADIITAAKIGVDYLAVSFPRSGEDLNYARRLARDAGCECQIVAKVERAEAVANDEIMDEVILASDVVMVARGDLGVEIGDPELVAVQKKLIRRSRQLNRVVITATQMMESMITNPMPTRAEVMDVANAVLDGTDAVMLSAETAAGQYPAETVAAMAQVCLGAEKMPGLNVSKHRLDVMFNSPEEAIAMSTMYAANHLKGVKAIIAMTESGRTARMMSRISSGLPIFAMSRHEKTLNQCSLYRGVTPVFCSTHTDGIEAANEAITRLRDNGYLMSGDLILVTQGDLMGTIGSTNTCRILEVE; this is encoded by the coding sequence ATGACTAGAAGGCTTAGAAGAACTAAAATTGTTACTACCCTAGGTCCAGCTACCGATCGCGATAACAACCTTGAAAAAATTATCAACGCCGGAGCAAACGTTGTACGCCTTAATTTCTCCCACGGAACTCCAGAAGACCATATTCTTCGTGCTAATAAGGTACGAGAAATCTCAGCTCGCTTAGGCCGTCACGTTGCCATTCTTGGCGACTTACAAGGTCCTAAAATTCGAGTTTCTACATTTAAAGATGGAAAAGTTTTCTTAAATGTTGGTGATATTTTCACTTTAGATGCCGCGCTTGGCAAAGGTGAAGGTGACCAGCAAAAAGTCGGTATTGACTACAAAGGTCTACCTACTGACGTAGTTCCTGGCGATATTTTATTACTTGATGATGGTCGCGTACAATTAAAAGTACGTGAAGTCAAAGGGTTGCAAGTTGTTACTGAAGTCACTGTTGGTGGCCAATTATCCAATAATAAAGGTATAAATAAACTGGGTGGTGGCTTATCAGCTGAAGCACTAACAGACAAAGATAAAGCAGATATTATCACCGCAGCCAAGATTGGTGTTGATTATTTAGCCGTTTCTTTCCCTCGTTCAGGTGAAGATTTAAATTATGCTCGTCGCTTAGCGCGTGATGCTGGCTGTGAATGCCAAATTGTCGCAAAAGTAGAACGTGCTGAAGCGGTCGCTAATGATGAGATTATGGATGAAGTCATCCTTGCTTCTGATGTTGTAATGGTAGCTCGTGGTGACTTAGGTGTAGAAATTGGTGACCCTGAACTCGTTGCGGTACAAAAGAAACTGATCCGTCGTTCGCGTCAATTGAACCGTGTCGTCATTACTGCAACGCAAATGATGGAATCCATGATCACTAACCCAATGCCAACACGTGCAGAAGTTATGGATGTGGCAAACGCAGTTCTTGATGGTACTGATGCAGTGATGCTATCAGCAGAAACAGCAGCAGGACAATATCCAGCGGAAACCGTCGCTGCGATGGCGCAAGTATGTTTGGGTGCTGAAAAAATGCCCGGTCTGAACGTGTCTAAACACCGTTTAGATGTAATGTTTAATTCGCCTGAAGAAGCAATTGCGATGTCAACAATGTATGCCGCTAACCACCTCAAAGGTGTGAAGGCAATTATTGCAATGACAGAGTCAGGTCGGACGGCAAGAATGATGTCACGTATTAGTTCTGGTTTGCCTATTTTTGCTATGTCACGCCACGAAAAAACATTGAACCAATGCTCACTTTACCGCGGTGTTACCCCAGTATTTTGTAGCACGCATACCGATGGTATTGAAGCTGCAAATGAAGCAATCACACGCTTACGTGATAATGGATATCTCATGAGTGGTGATCTCATTCTTGTGACTCAAGGTGATTTAATGGGAACCATTGGCAGCACCAATACTTGCCGAATTTTAGAAGTAGAATAG
- a CDS encoding MurR/RpiR family transcriptional regulator, producing MNILEQMKNSLDVLSKSERKVAEVILDMPQRAIHLSIASLAQIAQVSEPTVNRFCRKMETKGFPDFKLRLAQNLANNKPYINRSVEENDTVNTYTYKIFESAMAGLDNVKHTLDITAINRTVDLLIQARRISFFGFGSSSVVAHDAMNKFFCFNIPVIYFDDIVMQRMACINSTEDDVIVLISQTGKTKTLVDLAKLARENDATVIAITSENSPLSQESTLSIIIDIPEDTGIYMPIVSRLAQLTVIDVLTTGFTLRRGEKFRDNLKRVKEALRNPRFDSE from the coding sequence ATGAATATTTTAGAACAAATGAAAAATAGTCTCGACGTATTAAGTAAATCAGAGAGGAAAGTTGCCGAAGTCATTTTAGATATGCCGCAACGTGCTATACACCTTAGTATTGCGAGCCTTGCACAAATAGCACAAGTCAGTGAACCTACTGTAAATCGGTTTTGCCGCAAAATGGAAACCAAAGGATTCCCAGATTTCAAATTGCGGTTAGCGCAAAACTTAGCTAACAATAAACCGTATATAAATCGCAGCGTCGAAGAAAATGACACTGTTAATACTTACACTTATAAGATTTTTGAATCTGCAATGGCAGGGCTGGATAATGTGAAGCACACATTAGACATTACTGCGATTAATCGCACGGTTGATCTCCTAATACAAGCTCGGCGTATCAGTTTTTTTGGTTTTGGCTCCTCTTCGGTCGTCGCACACGATGCCATGAATAAATTCTTCTGTTTTAATATTCCTGTCATTTATTTTGATGATATTGTTATGCAACGCATGGCTTGCATCAATAGCACAGAAGACGATGTTATCGTGTTAATCTCACAGACAGGTAAGACAAAAACTTTGGTTGATCTAGCAAAACTCGCACGAGAAAACGATGCAACTGTTATCGCTATCACCTCAGAAAACTCCCCTTTGTCCCAAGAATCGACACTTTCAATTATTATTGATATTCCAGAGGATACTGGTATATACATGCCCATTGTTTCAAGATTAGCTCAATTAACCGTCATTGATGTCCTGACAACAGGTTTTACTTTAAGACGAGGCGAAAAATTTAGAGATAACTTGAAACGGGTCAAAGAAGCTTTACGCAATCCTCGGTTTGATAGTGAATAG
- the znuB gene encoding zinc ABC transporter permease subunit ZnuB: MIELLLPGWIAGMLLAIAAGPLGSFVVWRRMSYFGDTLAHASLLGVAFGLLLNINPFYAVIAITLLLALILVWLERRPQLAVDTLLGIMAHSSLSLGLVVVSLMANVRVDLMAYLFGDLLSVSYDDIVIILIGVIVVSGLLFWRWRALLSMTVSQELAFVDGVNIQRLRLLLMLVTALTIGIAMKFVGALIITSLLIIPAATARRFSRTPEQMAFIAILIGMLSVTGGLTFSAFYDTPAGPSVVLVAAILFIFSLLVKAKN, encoded by the coding sequence ATGATTGAATTACTTCTCCCTGGTTGGATAGCAGGAATGCTATTAGCCATTGCGGCAGGCCCACTTGGATCATTTGTCGTATGGCGTCGAATGTCCTATTTTGGCGATACCCTTGCCCATGCCTCGCTTCTAGGTGTGGCATTTGGCTTATTACTTAATATCAACCCTTTTTATGCTGTTATTGCCATCACCCTCTTGCTGGCATTGATTTTGGTCTGGTTAGAAAGACGACCACAATTAGCTGTTGATACTTTATTAGGTATCATGGCACACAGCTCATTATCATTAGGTTTAGTTGTTGTTAGCTTAATGGCGAATGTGCGAGTTGACCTCATGGCCTACTTATTTGGGGATCTGCTTTCCGTTAGTTATGATGATATTGTGATTATCTTAATTGGCGTGATTGTTGTTTCGGGGTTACTTTTCTGGCGCTGGAGAGCGTTACTTTCCATGACGGTAAGCCAAGAATTAGCTTTTGTTGATGGTGTTAATATTCAGCGGTTAAGATTACTGCTAATGCTGGTAACGGCTTTAACGATTGGTATCGCAATGAAATTTGTTGGAGCCTTAATTATTACATCGCTATTAATTATTCCAGCAGCAACTGCGCGACGCTTTTCAAGAACCCCTGAACAAATGGCCTTTATTGCTATTTTAATCGGGATGCTGTCTGTCACTGGTGGGTTAACATTCTCAGCATTTTACGATACACCAGCAGGCCCATCTGTTGTATTAGTTGCTGCAATACTATTCATTTTCAGTTTGTTGGTTAAAGCCAAAAACTAG
- the ruvC gene encoding crossover junction endodeoxyribonuclease RuvC, which produces MAIILGIDPGSRVTGYGVIRQQGRQLIYMGSGCIRTQVDDLPTRLQRIYAGVSEIITQYQPDVLAIEQVFMAKNADSALKLGQARGVAIVAGVNQSLPVFEYAARQVKQTVVGTGAAEKSQVQHMVKSILKLSANPQSDAADALAIAITHCHFNQNLLQVGNTRLVLARGRLR; this is translated from the coding sequence ATGGCGATTATTTTAGGTATTGATCCCGGCTCTCGGGTGACGGGGTATGGAGTTATTCGCCAGCAGGGCCGGCAATTAATTTATATGGGCAGCGGTTGTATTCGCACGCAAGTTGATGATTTACCCACTCGGTTGCAGCGAATTTATGCTGGAGTTTCAGAAATTATTACTCAATATCAACCCGATGTGTTAGCGATTGAGCAAGTGTTCATGGCAAAAAATGCCGATTCAGCACTTAAATTGGGTCAAGCTCGTGGTGTCGCAATTGTAGCTGGCGTCAATCAAAGCTTACCTGTATTTGAATATGCCGCCCGCCAAGTCAAACAAACCGTTGTCGGAACTGGTGCAGCAGAGAAAAGCCAAGTTCAACACATGGTAAAATCGATTTTAAAACTTTCTGCTAATCCGCAATCTGATGCCGCTGATGCATTAGCGATTGCTATCACGCATTGCCATTTTAATCAAAACCTACTGCAAGTAGGAAATACACGGTTAGTTTTGGCTCGTGGACGATTAAGATAG
- the ruvB gene encoding Holliday junction branch migration DNA helicase RuvB encodes MIEADRLISSEVIYEEEEVIDRAIRPKLLKEYVGQPQVKEQMEIFIQAAKLRGDALDHLLIFGPPGLGKTTLAGIVANEMGVNLRTTSGPVLEKAGDLAAMLTNLEPHDVLFIDEIHRLSPVVEEILYPAMEDYQLDIMIGEGPAARSIKIDLPQFTLIGATTRAGSLTSPLRDRFGIVQRLEFYCVDDLQHIVKRSANYMGIEMTEEGARQVAIRSRGTPRITNRLLRRVRDFAQVKGNGSIDESIASKALDMLNVDAAGFDYLDRKLLVAIIDKFMGGPVGVDNLAAAIGEERETIEDVLEPYLIQQGFIQRTPRGRIATAHAYLHFGLTPKEV; translated from the coding sequence ATGATTGAAGCCGATCGCTTAATTTCTTCTGAAGTGATTTATGAAGAAGAAGAAGTCATTGACCGTGCAATTCGTCCAAAATTGCTCAAAGAGTATGTTGGACAGCCACAAGTCAAAGAGCAGATGGAAATCTTTATTCAGGCGGCTAAGTTACGTGGTGATGCCCTTGATCATTTATTAATTTTTGGCCCTCCGGGATTAGGTAAAACAACATTAGCTGGGATTGTTGCTAATGAGATGGGGGTAAATTTACGTACAACATCGGGGCCAGTGCTGGAAAAGGCGGGCGACTTAGCCGCAATGTTGACTAACTTAGAGCCACATGATGTTCTTTTTATTGATGAAATTCACCGCCTGTCGCCAGTAGTAGAGGAAATTTTATATCCAGCAATGGAAGATTATCAATTAGACATAATGATTGGTGAAGGTCCAGCGGCACGTTCGATTAAAATTGATTTACCCCAATTTACGCTAATTGGCGCGACGACAAGGGCGGGTTCTTTAACGTCACCACTGCGAGATCGTTTCGGGATTGTGCAGCGCCTTGAGTTTTACTGTGTTGATGATTTGCAGCATATTGTGAAACGCAGTGCAAACTACATGGGAATTGAAATGACCGAGGAAGGCGCTCGTCAGGTTGCAATACGTTCTCGTGGTACTCCGCGTATTACTAACCGCCTGTTACGACGCGTACGCGATTTTGCACAAGTGAAGGGGAATGGCTCCATAGATGAATCAATTGCTAGTAAAGCATTAGATATGCTTAATGTAGATGCGGCTGGCTTTGATTATCTTGACCGCAAATTATTAGTGGCAATTATTGATAAATTTATGGGCGGGCCAGTTGGGGTAGACAACTTAGCAGCAGCAATTGGTGAAGAGCGCGAGACAATTGAAGATGTGCTTGAGCCTTATCTTATCCAACAAGGGTTTATTCAACGTACCCCACGTGGTCGTATTGCAACAGCACATGCTTATCTCCATTTTGGTTTAACGCCAAAAGAGGTGTAG
- the lpxM gene encoding lauroyl-Kdo(2)-lipid IV(A) myristoyltransferase (LpxM is lauroyl-Kdo(2)-lipid IV(A) myristoyltransferase, an enzyme characterized in Escherichia coli and involved in biosynthesis of the form of lipid A found in that species and some closely related species.), whose translation MNKNQDTDSKLGYVPTFHKSYLHPKYWGVWLGAGLLAILAYIPVKIRDPILAKMGKWVGRVAKSARRRAKINLLYCFPELTEQERDQLTDKMFEMAPQSFVMLAELCLRGADKTLARTHWHNEEIIEQLKLQGSNVIFMVPHGWAVDAPAMLLAAKGQKMAAMFHHQKNPVADFLWNKARHHFGGRLHSREAGIKPFIASIRQGYWGFYLPDQDHGEEHSEFVDFFATYKATLPAVGRLMKVCKAKIVPLFPVYDHHTHELHIYIREPMDDIDGKDDSYIARRMNEELEHLVAPNPEQYTWILKLLKTRKGDEIEPYQRKDLYR comes from the coding sequence ATGAATAAAAATCAAGATACTGATAGTAAATTAGGCTATGTACCAACCTTTCATAAGTCTTATCTGCATCCTAAATATTGGGGTGTATGGTTAGGTGCGGGTTTACTGGCAATTTTAGCTTATATACCAGTTAAAATTAGAGATCCTATTCTAGCCAAAATGGGAAAATGGGTTGGTCGAGTAGCAAAAAGTGCGCGACGTCGCGCAAAAATCAATCTGTTATATTGCTTCCCTGAATTGACGGAACAAGAACGAGATCAACTGACAGACAAAATGTTTGAAATGGCACCACAATCTTTTGTGATGTTAGCTGAATTATGCCTACGTGGTGCAGATAAAACGTTAGCCAGAACACATTGGCATAATGAAGAGATTATCGAACAACTTAAACTGCAAGGTAGTAATGTTATCTTTATGGTGCCACATGGTTGGGCTGTTGATGCTCCCGCGATGTTATTAGCGGCGAAAGGCCAAAAAATGGCAGCAATGTTCCATCACCAAAAAAATCCGGTGGCAGATTTCTTATGGAATAAAGCTCGGCACCATTTTGGTGGTCGCTTGCACTCAAGAGAAGCAGGGATTAAGCCTTTTATTGCGTCGATAAGACAAGGCTATTGGGGGTTTTATCTACCCGATCAAGATCATGGTGAAGAGCATAGTGAGTTTGTGGATTTCTTTGCAACTTATAAAGCAACACTTCCCGCCGTGGGTCGTTTGATGAAAGTGTGTAAAGCTAAAATTGTTCCTTTATTCCCTGTTTATGATCATCATACTCATGAATTACATATCTATATTCGTGAACCTATGGATGATATTGATGGGAAAGATGATAGTTATATTGCACGCAGAATGAATGAAGAGTTAGAACATTTAGTTGCCCCTAATCCTGAGCAATATACTTGGATACTAAAATTATTAAAAACGCGTAAGGGTGATGAAATAGAACCTTATCAACGGAAGGATTTATATCGTTAA
- the znuC gene encoding zinc ABC transporter ATP-binding protein ZnuC encodes MQPLLNLHKISVAFGEKIVLKDVSFSLNKGDIITLLGPNGAGKSTIVRVVLGLLPPTSGTIERVPSLSIGYVPQKLHLDPTLPLTVKRFLMLKPGVRKEQLLPALERVKATHLLSQPMQKLSGGENQRVLLARALLNKPDLLVLDEPAQGVDITGQVALYDLINQLRNELGCAVLMVSHDLHLVMAKTDKVLCINGHICCSGTPEVVSNHPEFVAMFGYRGANQLGIYRHHHNHQHDLEGNVVTKHIHSKECNHD; translated from the coding sequence ATGCAACCATTACTGAATTTACATAAGATTTCCGTCGCCTTTGGTGAAAAAATCGTTCTCAAGGACGTCTCTTTCTCTTTAAATAAAGGCGACATTATCACTCTACTCGGCCCAAATGGTGCGGGTAAATCAACAATTGTGCGTGTAGTTTTAGGGCTACTCCCACCCACATCAGGAACCATTGAGAGAGTTCCTTCTCTCTCTATTGGCTATGTTCCACAAAAATTGCACTTAGACCCAACACTGCCTTTAACCGTTAAGCGATTTTTGATGCTAAAACCCGGTGTTCGCAAAGAGCAATTACTTCCGGCGCTTGAGCGAGTGAAAGCGACACATTTGCTTTCACAACCTATGCAAAAATTGTCTGGTGGTGAAAATCAACGAGTTTTACTCGCTCGAGCTTTACTGAACAAGCCTGATTTACTAGTTCTTGATGAACCCGCTCAAGGGGTTGATATTACAGGACAAGTTGCACTTTATGATTTAATCAATCAATTGCGTAACGAGCTTGGTTGTGCGGTATTAATGGTTTCTCATGATCTGCATTTAGTGATGGCCAAAACAGATAAAGTTCTCTGTATTAATGGCCATATTTGCTGTTCAGGAACTCCAGAAGTCGTTTCTAACCATCCTGAATTTGTCGCTATGTTTGGCTACAGAGGCGCAAACCAACTTGGTATTTACCGCCATCATCATAACCATCAACATGATTTGGAAGGGAATGTGGTGACTAAACATATTCATAGCAAGGAATGCAATCATGATTGA